In the Primulina tabacum isolate GXHZ01 chromosome 15, ASM2559414v2, whole genome shotgun sequence genome, tttatattgtaggttttaTCGTTGGACGAGTTTATCCAATATTCCTTAAGATTTTCTGTGGTATTGTAAGCTATAGTTGAGGTACGCTCAAACCTATATTATTATGACGCTTATATTTGCGTGTAAGAATATTCGGtgaatgttgtttgctattatgTGCTTTGAATGTTTGTTCTGAtgcattcatgcattaattgtgttggcataacatattgagcCTTGACTCATTTGACGGCTATTAATGTTGATTCTGTTGAGATATATTGAGTCATCAGAGGGACGAGTGGGTTAGGATTGGCCACATTCCCAGATGACAAGCTAGGGACGAGCGACTTTGCTACTCGCAttcccgatgctacgtgcatggacgagCGGCGATTTGATGCTGCATTCCTGGCATGGGTGGCCACTATTACTGTTGATGATGCTATTCGTTTGGACTccatttggtatccgttattccattgttaccatTCATGCATCGCATAGCATTGCATTTACTTGATATTATTACATTTCTTTTATATACGTCGTGATTTTACTGGTTTGTCGTACTGGGGTCCGACCCCTGTTTTCTTttgatgttgtggttgtttttgatgacttAGCAGGTCATTCCAGGGGTTTTGACGCGTCGGGTGGAGCGTCAGCGAGTGGTACCCAATAGTTGGTTGGTTGGTgtcagagttcccagatatttatatatattatgctgGTTTGATACATATGCCAGGGAGATGCCCTGTGTAGTTGTAtggttatgtttttatgttgtttggattttatttgtggtatgtTGTGTCTAGTCCCGGCCAGTGCGGCTGTAGGATGTTTGTTGGGTTGATTGTGAAACTGATgttattttcgagcgtatattgttattgttgtgttttgaaatttttgttatgtcatacttacggggaggtcatgccgaaatttttgtAGGCCCTAATGaacgttttaaactcgttttcgctATTTACACCATTTAATACTTGTTgtttgataattaaatattaattaagagcACGGGCCCTGAcagtttggtatcagagcataactgggatacgctcgaattagagtctaggacactcgagtttagacacaaataaaatgattgtgTATGTGTTTGTTTATTTGTTCTTACTTGTTTatatgttttgaattaattgtATCAGCATGACTAGAGCGTATAGTTGATTAAGTTTTGACCTTTAGTTTAGAAATTGCCTgttagtttaagtttatgcttttatacTCAACCGATTATTTTGTTTTCTGCCTGTGGATTAAATCCTTGTGTCTTGTAGATGGCACCTGGACGTAAGGGTAGAAAAGGAAATGAAGTTGTTCAGGAATCTGAAGCTCCTAATGTAAGAGGACTTATTGAGACTGATTGGGGAAGACGAGGTCGTCGTCCTCGTGGTGAAGCACGAAATGTTAACGTTGAGCATGAAGTGGATCAGTTGACTAGAGGGATGGGTGAAATGGAACTAGTGATATCTCGATTTCAGAATATGCGTCCTCCTCGATTCTTTGGGAATGAAGATGGTGAGAAAGCTGTAGCATGGTTAAAAAGTATGAAGTGTTTGTTCAATATGTTGGAGTACACTCCTGATTTGCAACTTAAGTTGGCTATTTGTCAATTAAAAGACCGAGCTCAGTTATGGTGGGAAACTACTGAGGAAGCTCTGAAAGAATCAGGTGAAAGAGTTACTTGTGATGTATTTTGCGCACAATTTGCTCGAGAGTATTCACCACCTTCATACTATTCGGCCAAGGAAGCTGAATTCAATAGATTGACTCAAGGTAACATGACTGTAGTGGAGTATGCCTCTCAATTTTCAGCGCTTCTTGCCTATGTTCCTCATGTTGCTAGCAGTGATCGGAACAAGCTATCGCATTTTATGCAAGGATTGAATCGAACTATTTGCACTTTAGTAGTAGCTGGAGCGCCTGTTAATTATGCCGATGCTGTTGAGAAAGCCAAGAATGTGGAGGCAAGTCTGCTTTTGGCAGTACCACAGTCAGTTCAACCGGGTTTTCCTCAGATTTTCGGAGGTAATGTGCCGATGGCAGTTGGTGCACCACTATACCGTCCTTTACTGCCGTATCAGCCTTCGCAGTCTTATCAACAACCAAAGCAGCAAAACTTTAAGGCCaaaggaaaacagttcaagaaacaGGCTCGTAGTAGTTCTTCTAGTTCTGGTAGTCAGCGTGGAAGTTCAGTTGGGTCCCCAGGTGGAGTATTTTGTGATCGTTGGGGTGGTAAGCATTTCAGCACTCAGTGAACGGGAGTTCATGGATCTTGTAATATCTGTGGGCAAGTTTGACAttatgctagagtatgtccgaacGCAGCAAGTCAACAATTTCAGCAACCTCAGTTTGGTCAGGGTTTTAGAGGACAAGCAACTAGACCTTTTGTACCGACTCAGTCTTTTCAGCAGTCTAGCTATCCTCAGCATAGAGGTTCGGTACAACAGCGATTTCTAGGGccacagcaggctcgagttcaTGCTCTAACTCAGGATCAGGTTCAAGACGCACCGGGCGGAGTTATCGCAGGTATCTGTCTTATTTTTAATCATCCTGCACGTATACTGATAgacacaggagcatctcattcatttgtatctgttgtatttgttgatgagcatgagattgctgCTACTCCGTTGATAGATACTGTGTCAGTCTCTACTCCTGCCGGTGTATGCTTGATGTCTCATGAGATAATTCTGAATTGTGTGATTAGATTCGatgataatattatgataactaATCTCATCAAGCTAGATATGTCTGACTTTGACTGTATTCTGGGAATGGATACTCTGTGTAATTAtcgagctaccgttgattgtttccatggagttgtcagattcagaccgtaTTATGGCAGTAAATGGAGTTTTTACGGTAGTGATTCACAATCACGTATTCCATTAGTGTCAGCAATGAAAATGTTTAGAATCTTGTCGACAGGAAATGAAGGATTCATGATATATGCAGTTGATGCGACACATGGAAAAAGATTTGAAGTTTCTGATATTCCTGTTGTCAAAGAATTCcctgatgtatttcccgatgaaattccaggatttccACCCTAGAGGGAAATCGATTTTAGCATTGAGTTGGTGTCCGGGACaaatcctatttctagagcaccaTACTGTTTGGCTCCAGCggaattgaaagaactcaaagagcaattATAGGACTTACTGGAAAAAGTCTATATTAGACCAAGTatgtcaccttggggagctccggaattttttgtgaagaagaaagacggaacgatgagaatgtgcattgattacaagaagttgaacaaagctactgtgaagaataagtatcctctgcCGCGTatcgatgacttatttgatcagttgcagggtacaTCAGTGTATTCAAAGATCGATCTTCGTTCTGGCTACCATCAGCTTCGAGTTCGAGAGGAAGATGTTCCGATGACAGCATTTCGAACacgttatgggcattatgaatttctagttatgccttttggattgactaatgctcctgcGGATGAATCGTGTTTTTCGAGAATTTACAGACAGATTTGTTATtgtcttcatagatgacattccgatttattcaaaaacaaagaaggagcatcgagaacatttaAGGTTGGTCCTCCAGACACTCATAGCAGCGCAATTGTatgcaaaattttctaaatgtgaattctggctggatagagtagtatttctgggtcatgttatatcagctcaaggagtatcagtggatcctagtaaagtggaagctgttatCAATTGGCCAACACCGACGAATATTTCCGATATTCACAGTTTCTTaggtttagcaggatattatagaCGTTTTATTTAAGGATTTTCTATTATAGCCAGGCCTATGACTCAATTAACGCAAAAAGATCGACGTTTTGTGTGGACTGATGAATGTGAGTCAAGTTTTCAGACTTTGAAGGAAAAGTTGACAACAGCTCCAGTGCTAGCTTTGCCATCAGGCTCAGTTGGATATGTTGTTTGTTCAGATGCATCTCTAAATGGACTTGGTTGTGTTCTAATGCAAAATGGGCGTGattgcatatgcttctcgtcagttgaagccgCATGAGACCCGATATCCAGTTCATGACTTAGagttggctgccattgtgtttgcattgaagttatggcgccattatctgtacggtgagcaGTTTGTGATTTATTCGGATCACAAGAGTCTTAAATATCTTTTCTCACAGCCTgacttgaacatgagacaacgtCGATGGATGGAGttacttaaagactttgattgtgagattcagtatcaacCAGGGCGAATGAATCTTGTTGCCGATGCTCTCAGCAGGAAAGTTCAGAATGCTATGCTGACATGTTTGACTATCTCTAAAGTTCACGAGCACTTGGGAACTTCAGGATGGACTTATCAGATCATTGGAGACTATTTTATAGTGTCATCTATTCAAGTCGAGCCACAGATTTTGTCTAGAATCAAAGCAGCACAGAAGACCGATCCACATATTCATAGATTGAAAGAATTGTCTCGAACAGGTCAGACAGAAAAGTTTAGTGTTGCTTCAGATGGTAGTCTACGCTTTAATGGTAGACTTGTGGTTCCTAATTTGATAAATCTGAAAGAAGCTATACTAAGGGAATCACATTGTAGTCGACACAGTATTCATCCAGGAATTCGAAAGATGTATCATACCTTGAGAGCTCATTATTGGTGGGAAGgtataaagaaagatatttctcATTTTGTGGCTAAATGTTTAACGTGTCAACAAgttaaagccgagagaatgagacATGGTGGAATGTTACATAGTCTTGAAGTGCCGCAGTGGAACTGGGAGtacattgctatggattttgtgacacatttacctcgttctaatcgtggttgtgatgcgatttgggtgattgttgatagattgtctaaatcagctcattttattccgtatgatcAGACTTATACTTATTTGAAAATGGCGAAACTGTACATTGATCATATAGTAAGATTTCATGGTGTGCCAGTAACCATAGTATCCGATCGTGATCCAAGATTTGCTTCGAAGTTTTGGGGAAGTTTGCAATCAGCTTTGGGTTCAAAGTTGGCTATGAGCACTGCCtatcacccacagacagatggtcagtcagaaagaacCATTCAAACGCTTGAAGATGGGTTACGAGCAGTAGTAATGGATTTCAAATGTGGTTGGCAAGAATCATTGTCTTTGGTTGAATTCtcttataataatagttttcaggcaacaatcggtatggcaccatttgaagctttgtatggaagaaagtgcagatctccgATATGTTGGGAAGATGTAGGAGAAAGACAGATGTCAAGACCAGAATTTattcaagaaatgaaagataaagTTGAATTGATCAGGAAAAGGATGAAAGCAGCCCAAGATCGCCAAGCcagttatgctaataaaaggcgTAGACTTTTAGAGTTCCAAGTGGGcgattatgttttcttgaaagtatcaccATTCCGGGGTACTATGAGATTTGGACATAAAGGGAAGTTAGCTCCGCGTTATATTGGTCCGTATGTgattgttgagaggattggcacaTTGGCGTATCGTTTGGATTTGCCGCAGAGTTTGTCTTTGATAcataatgtgtttcatgtatctatgttgcggAAGAATGAGCCAGATCCGTCTCATATCTTGAATGTTGAAGATGTGGAGTTGGACAATTCTCTTAGCTATCTAGAACATCCAGTGCAAATTTTGGACCGCAAAGAAAGACAGCTCAGGAGCAAGACGATTCCACTAGTTTTGGTACAGTGGAGTAGGCATGGAAGAGAAGAATCTATATTGGAATTAGAGGCAAAGATGCGACAAGAATGGCCTCATTTGTTTGAGAATGTAATGAATTACGCGATGTATTCTGAATTTCCTATGTATTATCAGATGTAATGTAGTGGATATCAGTGTTGTGTTTgttagatttcgaggacgaaatcttttattagTGGTGGAGAATGTGAGGCCCAATAAAAATACGTAAGCCTAGCCCATTTCccctttttatttaataaaaaaccaAACCCATTTGATACAAGTCATCAGATCGCTCATTTCCAGAAAAGTTCTTCCCCAGCCTTGCCCGTCGTTCTCTCCGTCTTTCTGCTTCAATCGTGCAGCGTCCCAGCGGCCAGAAATTTTTTGCAGTAGGTTATCACTTTTCTTCCTCCATTCTATTAGCTTCTTTATTGCTATGAATTGGAAGGTATCGAGTTCGATCGACCCTGTTTCCAGCAACTGTGCATGAGCTTCGATTCGGATTTAGGTAAGCTTTCGGCTTCGAATTTTGGTTGTTCTTGGTGTATTAGTTTATAAAAGTGAAGAATTGAGCTTTTTCCCTAATTTCCAGCTAGGTTTCAGGCGTGAACAATATTTCCGGCGACTTGTTCCGGCGACCCACCTTTGCGAAATTACCGTTGTGCATTCTAGCCTCGAGTATTGAGGTATTAAGCTTGAATTCAAGATTTTGAAGGGTTTTATAAGCTGTCCGGAATTCGATTTTTAACCGAGccgatttaatttgttttattcGGTTAGAATGCATTATATTGAAGTGTATAGCGgatttatattgtaggttttaTCGTTGGACGAGTTTATCCGATATTCCTTAAGATTTTCTGTGGTATTGTAAGCTATAGTTGAGGTACGCTCAAACCTATATTATTATGACGCTTATATTGGCGTGTAAGAATATTCGGtgaatgttgtttgctattatgTGCTTTGAATGTTTGTTCTGAtgcattcatgcattaattgtgttggcataacatattgacccttgactcctttgacggctatttatgttgattctgttgagatatattgagtcatcagagagacgagtgggttaggattagccacattcccagatgacaagctagggacgagcgacttagctactcgctttcccgatgctacgtgcatggacgagCGGCGATTTGATGCTGTATTCCTGGCatgggtggccactgttactgttgatgatgctattcgtttggactccatttggtatccgttattccattgttaccatTCATGCATCGCATAGCATTGCATTTACTTGATATTATTACATGTCTTTTATATACGTCGTGATTTTACTGATTTGTCGTAGTGGGGTCCGACCCCTGTTTCCTTttgatgttgtggttgtttttgatgacttAGCAGGTCATTCCAGGGGTTTTGACGCGTCTGATGGAGCGTTAGCGAGTGGTACCCAGTAGTTGGTTGGTTGGTGTCAGAGTTCctagtatttatatatattatgctggtttgatacatttgccagggagatgccctgtgtagctgtatggttatgtttttatgttgtttggattttatttgtggtatgttgtgtctagtcctggccagtgcggctgtagGATGTTTGTTGGGTTGATTGTGAAACTGATgttattttcgagcgtatattgttattgttgtgttttgaaatttttgggatgtcctacttacggagAGGtaatgccgaaatttctgtaggtcctaatgaacgttttaaactcgttttcgctgtttacaccaTTTAATACTTGTTGtttggtaattaaatattaattaagagcACGGGccctgaaaatatttttgatattatacatgttatggtaGGTGGTGTGAATTagctttttgactatattactataaaaaatttagaaatttaaaaattatatatatattattactttatatattatgtgaaactATGTATAGACATGTATACCCAAGTGTTTATGTGGTAAATGGTAAATATTGTTAGGTGTTTATTCAATTTTGTATGTAGTAAATGGTAAgttttgtttataatttaaatgCGATAAATATGTCTGcatatttgtatatatttaattgtaTGGGTTCTTTTTTAAATGTGCGACAATTAATTAGGTATaacttaaaagaaaataaattttttttttgacgaAATAAtataagaaacaatatatactgTGAGTTTTTAAAGTAATAAGCAATTATGATGTGTTTGTGTAAGAAAAGATACAGGTGCTAAATATCGGGAGCAAAAATAATAGTATAATAGATATGAAAAAATGTAGGAGTTTAGTTTACGTATATGAATTATAAATCGGTGTAAAATGATATATTAAATGTAAGAATATATATATTCGAGAATGGTTAAAAGAGGATTATTtaatttggttaaaattttttACGCATGTTGTAATGTTTAaaggttttatttaattttgcttaaaaagtagtGAAATCCACCGGTCTGATTGCATATAGGTAATAAGAATGAACGTGGAATAATCAGCTAAATATGCTgagtaatattaaatttttttttaaatgtggcTGATAATAGGtgaattgtttttattttttgaatttttttgtgttttagGAATTTAAAACTGGGAATTATTTTGATTAAGGAGTAATGTTTTCTACTGTATTTATCTTAAATATCTTATCAAAGGTGTAAATGTTAAGGTCTGATTAAAGCATATGTGATATATTTGCCTATCTATGGGATAAGAATAAAGCATATATACTCCACGTACGTTTGAAGGTACTAATATTTCTGAAAGTTTAGTAATGGTCATGGTTTATATATCCATTCTATCTTTTTTATATCTAAGTTTATATTTTTTCGAAatatttaatgatatatattgttTGAATAATGGTGTTTGAAGAAAATAAGGTATGACATTTATTTgtcaatttaattattatagaCAAAATTTATTGCTAAGCCTGGATGAAGTTAGACTGTACGTGTCTAGATGTAATAGATAGGAATCAATATATTAAGACAAATTAAAAAATGAGTATTCTATATACACCCGTGtaagaacaattttttttaatgttaaaaaaatttatagggTTAGTAATAAgtagattttatatatatatttgatttttttaaattgaatttgatatttatatttttgaaaaatagaaGTCTTTAGGTTGTTTAGATCATGAAGTGTGTGCAAAAGTATGTAGATACTTAAAGGGTTTTTTATGTAGTTATAAACcaaaagtttcatgttttaagtttttgtAAGTATCAATATTTTTTGGTAAAGCTAAGAAACAAGCTCTACGTGACTGAATTTTacaatcaaaatattaataaagtCTAAACATAAGTCTAAACAACATAGCAACATGTTATTTTACATACATTATATGTAATTTATTTAAGTAGCGCATActtagaaaacaaaaaaaagctTAGTTATGTTTCTATTATCGCAATCTTACTTCAGTCCTCATTGCTGTCTGTGGGATTGTacctgaagaaaacaaatccaaTAATAAGGTGAGCTACATTCTAATTTATTAACTGATGCTCAATTGTAGAAATTtaacttattataaataaaaaaagctTGCAAATTTATTCATATCGTTTCACCTTATTAGAAATAAGTACGTGCTGAAAATGTGGAGCTTTTGTTAAATCTTTTTCTTCTACTAAGGaagagaaattattatttttaggaAATCATAAATAACAACAGATTTGTAAAAGTTAGAGCATATATTGATATTTACTTAGCATATCCATACTTCAAAGGTTAGATATAGCATTTATTGACTAAAATTAGAAAGAAACTAAACACATTAGCCATTAGCTAGGTCATTAATAAAATGGTAAATTACATCTATgctaatatatttaaaaatagataCATTAAACAAAAGCAAATAATATAACAAAAACATTAGAAAAGTTATTTACGTATTGCAAAAGGAAAAAGGTGACTAcgtgcaaaaaataaaattaaaacaatttcAACACATGTAGGTTATGTATAATAAATCTGTATTATTAACAGGTTGATGTAAATGTTTTTGAATCAAAAGATTTCTAGATTCTGAGATAGCTATTCTAGTAG is a window encoding:
- the LOC142525952 gene encoding uncharacterized protein LOC142525952, with amino-acid sequence MAPGRKGRKGNEVVQESEAPNVRGLIETDWGRRGRRPRGEARNVNVEHEVDQLTRGMGEMELVISRFQNMRPPRFFGNEDGEKAVAWLKSMKCLFNMLEYTPDLQLKLAICQLKDRAQLWWETTEEALKESGERVTCDVFCAQFAREYSPPSYYSAKEAEFNRLTQGNMTVVEYASQFSALLAYVPHVASSDRNKLSHFMQGLNRTICTLVVAGAPVNYADAVEKAKNVEASLLLAVPQSVQPGFPQIFGGNVPMAVGAPLYRPLLPYQPSQSYQQPKQQNFKAKGKQFKKQARSSSSSSGSQRGSSVGSPGGVFCDRWGASQQFQQPQFGQGFRGQATRPFVPTQSFQQSSYPQHRGSVQQRFLGPQQARVHALTQDQVQDAPGGVIADTVSVSTPAGVCLMSHEIILNCVIRFDDNIMITNLIKLDMSDFDCILGMDTLCNYRATVDCFHGVVRFRPYYGSKWSFYGSDSQSRIPLVSAMKMFRILSTGNEGFMIYAVDATHGKRFEVSDIPVVKEFPDVFPDEIPGFPP